The Tistrella bauzanensis sequence CGATATGGCCCGAGATCTGGTCGGCGCCGTCCTTGATGAAGCGCCCATAGGCGACGGTCAGTTCCCGCACACGGCGCATGCCGCGCAGACGGGACAGCACTGTCTTGAGGGGGGCGAGGCGATCGGTCATTCAATCCCGGCACGCCGCCGGACCTGATCGTAATCCTGAGGCGGTTTCCACCGCTTCACGAATTCGGTCAGCGCGGGGTCGTCGCGATCGGGCAGCACGAGCCTGAGGACGACGAACATGTCGCCGCGATCGCCGGAATCCGCACCCATGCCACGGCCCTTCAGGCGCAGCCGCCGTCCGCCGCTCGATCCGGGCGGCACGGCGACCCGGACCGGGCCGTCGAGGGTGGGAACGATGATGCCGGCGCCCAGCACAGCTTCGGGAAGCGTGACAGGCACATCGATCAGGATGTCGCGCCCGTCGGCGCGAAACAGCGGATGCGGCCGGACATTCACCTCGACCAGCGCATCGCCTGCCTCGGCATTGCCGAAGCCGGGCATGCCCTGGCCGGACAGGCGCAGCTTCTGGCCGTCGCGGATACCGGCCGGCACCGCGACCTCAAGCTCGCGGCCCTCGGGCAGGCGGATGCGCTTGCGGGTGCCGCGCGCCGCCTCGATGAACTCGACCAGCAGGGTATAGGTGACGTCGACGCCCCGGCGGTGGATGCCGGTCCGCCCGGCCGCCGTGTTACCGGTGCCGGCGGCACTGCCACCCCCGATGCCGCTGCCTGCGCCAGCGCCTGTTGAACCAGAACCACCGGAGCCACCGCCGGCTGCACGCGGGCGCCGGGTCCGGCCGGGTTCGGTGAAGATGTCGGAGAAGAAATCGGCGAAGCCGCCGCCATCGCCACGCGGACGGCCCTGCGGGCGGGGGCGGGATGCGCCGTTGGCATCGGTGTCGCCGCGATCGAACGCGGCGCGGCGCGTGGGATCGGACAGCACGGCATAGGCTGCAGACACGTCTTTGAACCGGCGCTCCACGGCATCATCGCCCGGGTGGAGATCCGGGTGGTAAGCCTTGGCGAGCCGGCGATAGGCCGCTTTGATGGTATCGGGCGTGGCATCACGGGCCACGCCCAGGGTCTGATACGGATCGGCAGTCACGCGGTCCCCCGTGGGCGAACACCTCCAGGCTGTCTACAGGCCGGCCGCAGACCCCCGGGGCAGAATTCCCGAGGCGCGCCGCCACGCAGCCAGAAGCGAACCGCCGCCTGCGAGCGGGCGGCGGTCCGTGCCCAAGGGTCGTGGGACGCGGGCTCCGCGTCAAGAGTTCACGATGCGCCAGCTGCCATCGGGCTGCCGACAGGCGGTGCCATAGGCCTCTTCGGTCTGGCCGCCGACATTCACGCGCTGGGTGAATTCGCGGCAATAGTCGCCATTCGGGTTCTGATAGGTCTTCACCGGAGTGATCGTGCCGGAATGACCGCTATCCGGATTGCTCCAACTGGTGGACTGGCCGGTGGGGTTGCTTTCCAGTGCGCGCTGGCTGGCGGCCTGGGCCTCGACGCGATCGGCGCGATCCAGCGACTTGCCGACCTCGTTGCCCAGATAGGCGCCGACCAGGGTACCGACGGCGGCGGCGGCGATCTGCCCGGTGCCCTTGCCGAACTGCGAACCGGCGACGGCGCCGCCCACGGCGCCGAGCACGGAGCCGACGCCTTCCTTGGTGCCCATGTCGCTGGAGCAGGCGCCCAGAGCGAGGGCGGCGGCGACGATGACGGGAATAAACGGCTTCATGGGAGCTTCCGGTGATGATGTGGGGTGCGATCTTCTACGCCGACGGCGACCGATATCCTATGGACAAGTATCCTGTGGACCAGATGGCCGATGCTCGTCAGGTGCGGATCATATCACGCAGCCGGCCGGCCAGAAG is a genomic window containing:
- a CDS encoding RT0821/Lpp0805 family surface protein, producing MKPFIPVIVAAALALGACSSDMGTKEGVGSVLGAVGGAVAGSQFGKGTGQIAAAAVGTLVGAYLGNEVGKSLDRADRVEAQAASQRALESNPTGQSTSWSNPDSGHSGTITPVKTYQNPNGDYCREFTQRVNVGGQTEEAYGTACRQPDGSWRIVNS
- a CDS encoding DnaJ C-terminal domain-containing protein, translated to MTADPYQTLGVARDATPDTIKAAYRRLAKAYHPDLHPGDDAVERRFKDVSAAYAVLSDPTRRAAFDRGDTDANGASRPRPQGRPRGDGGGFADFFSDIFTEPGRTRRPRAAGGGSGGSGSTGAGAGSGIGGGSAAGTGNTAAGRTGIHRRGVDVTYTLLVEFIEAARGTRKRIRLPEGRELEVAVPAGIRDGQKLRLSGQGMPGFGNAEAGDALVEVNVRPHPLFRADGRDILIDVPVTLPEAVLGAGIIVPTLDGPVRVAVPPGSSGGRRLRLKGRGMGADSGDRGDMFVVLRLVLPDRDDPALTEFVKRWKPPQDYDQVRRRAGIE